The following proteins are co-located in the Paenibacillus sp. FSL H8-0079 genome:
- a CDS encoding nuclease-related domain-containing protein, with amino-acid sequence MFKKILSLFKTQPELANQITASASALPSTTTIPPRMVRSKRKKKAEGDWTRQPEEPSTADQLIGLPSQYKVLNDLLVTNPKSRSGYSQVDHVVIGPRAIFVIETRNLTTGEIRGGRREANWSVSSSRVKMYNPLMQHRAHVEAIHAHLGDYKRVRLVSMVTFTNRCRISVDPAVRYVNSDELIIYDHELVETIQRKTERLETEVPETVFQEKDIQAIYALLSSVNSTDPQIRSEHMEKAKGIK; translated from the coding sequence ATGTTCAAGAAAATCCTGTCTCTGTTCAAGACACAGCCAGAGCTTGCGAACCAGATTACAGCCTCCGCTTCAGCCTTACCATCGACGACAACCATTCCCCCGCGTATGGTCCGCAGTAAGCGCAAGAAAAAAGCGGAAGGGGATTGGACACGTCAGCCGGAGGAGCCCAGTACAGCAGATCAGCTGATAGGTCTTCCAAGTCAATATAAAGTGCTGAACGACTTACTCGTTACCAATCCGAAGTCGCGCTCCGGTTATTCACAGGTTGATCATGTCGTGATCGGTCCGCGGGCAATTTTCGTGATCGAAACGCGGAATCTGACGACAGGTGAGATCCGCGGTGGCCGAAGAGAAGCCAATTGGTCGGTCAGCAGCAGCCGGGTCAAAATGTACAATCCTCTCATGCAGCATCGTGCACATGTGGAAGCCATCCATGCGCACCTCGGAGATTACAAAAGAGTACGCCTTGTCTCCATGGTGACCTTCACGAACCGTTGCCGGATCAGTGTTGATCCTGCTGTGAGATATGTGAATTCGGATGAACTGATCATCTACGATCATGAATTGGTAGAGACCATTCAGCGCAAGACAGAGCGACTTGAGACTGAAGTTCCCGAGACTGTATTTCAAGAGAAGGATATTCAGGCGATCTACGCTCTGCTCTCATCGGTCAATTCTACGGATCCTCAGATTCGGTCAGAACACATGGAGAAAGCTAAAGGTATTAAATAA